One window from the genome of Nicotiana sylvestris chromosome 9, ASM39365v2, whole genome shotgun sequence encodes:
- the LOC104239668 gene encoding putative expansin-B2, with protein MESSAGMISSTKGSRIGSLESLFLAEYLCEKEALVQEDDEGVELGVVHPRPKSIFFGNPITVTLTDECPGACNNDPVHFDISGIAFKKLAKSGEASQLYNAGRISIFYQRIACNYNTNIIFKVDKGSNPNFFAVTSEAVNGDGDLSLVEIQASNSRWVPMQRMNGATWSVGIQPDKQKPLFSLRLTSETKQSVTASNVIPDGWQPGSIYKSNVNFPNNL; from the exons ATGGAAAGTTCAGCAGGGATGATCTCATCAACCAAAGGTTCACGAATTGGTTCACTAGAGTCTCTATTTTTAGCAGAATATCTATGTGAAAAAGAAGCCCTAGTTCAAGAAGATGATGAAGGAGTAGAACTAG GTGTTGTGCACCCAAGACCAAAATCCATATTTTTCGGGAATCCAATAACAGTAACCCTTACCGATGAATGCCCAGGAGCTTGCAATAATGATCCGGTTCATTTCGATATAAGTGGAATTGCCTTTAAAAAATTGGCGAAGTCTGGTGAAGCTTCACAATTATATAATGCAGGAAGAATCTCGATTTTTTACCAAAG GATAGCATGTAATTACAACACAAATATCATATTTAAGGTGGATAAAGGCTCTAATCCTAATTTCTTTGCAGTTACATCTGAAGCAGTAAATGGAGATGGTGACCTTTCTTTAGTTGAAATCCAAGCAAGCAATTCGAGATGGGTACCAATGCAGCGAATGAATGGGGCAACTTGGAGTGTTGGCATACAACCAGACAAACAGAAACCTCTTTTTTCCCTTAGACTTACTTCAGAAACAAAGCAGAGTGTCACTGCCTCGAATGTCATTCCAGACGGTTGGCAACCAGGATCAATTTACAAATCAAATGTTAATTTTCCCAATAACCTATAG
- the LOC138878122 gene encoding uncharacterized protein, with product MTSEADNRKEEYESLQLEMEVLEENKCTLEKQVKVLAVELAVERASSNQAGKDKNLLESSFAEQLSKATKEIRGLKHLLNQKEVYAGELVQTLTQAQEDLRMSSDRVQFLENSLTPLQASYDAILTKKEKLRNEIEHWERDYEALEDKTVVEVSWAFLNARHNTLMEASQEGFDLAVEIAKIKETI from the coding sequence ATGACTTCTGAGGCAGATAATCGAAAAGAGGAATACGAGAGTCTTCAACTTGAGATGGAGGTTTTAGAGGAAAACAAGTGTACCTTGGAGAAACAAGTAAAAGTTTTGGCAGTAGAACTAGCGGTTGAGAGAGCCTCTTCTAATCAGGCGGGCAAAGACAAGAACCTTCTTGAGTCTTCATTTGCTGAACAACTTTCTAAAGCTACTAAAGAAATCAGAGGTCTGAAACACCTATTGAATCAGAAAGAAGTTTATGCTGGTGAGCTTGTTCAAACGCTCACCCAGGCTCAAGAGGATCTCCGAATGTCATCTGATAGAGTTCAATTTTTGGAGAATTCACTTACCCCCCTGCAGGCTTCGTATGATGCTATCTTAACTAAGAAGGAAAAACTTAGGAATGAGATTGAGCATTGGGAAAGAGACTATGAGGCCCTTGAGGACAAGACTGTCGTTGAAGTAAGTTGGGCTTTTTTGAATGCACGCCACAATACTTTAATGGAAGCAAGCCAGGAAGGCTTTGACTTAGCTGTTGAGATTGCAAAGATCAAGGAGACCATTTAG